The Puntigrus tetrazona isolate hp1 chromosome 3, ASM1883169v1, whole genome shotgun sequence genome contains a region encoding:
- the LOC122330657 gene encoding LOW QUALITY PROTEIN: uncharacterized protein LOC122330657 (The sequence of the model RefSeq protein was modified relative to this genomic sequence to represent the inferred CDS: inserted 1 base in 1 codon; deleted 2 bases in 1 codon) — MAVLDFVEELLSYHMDSVGVNVIEMAALGRPFQLGMLYDCRTEKTIAGIRPWKKEELAKNTCSCHRINTHFKVKASDTITDKSNLLNINGGLNLSVLGGLVEVNGAAKYFKDTKTSFKQQRLVLHYHSTSEFEELAVNQLPTKDIPDDVATHVVTGILYGADACFVFDRKVSSDEDKRPLKVALEKLNTISLQGTDLNMNDKEKTEVKDFTCTFYGDFQLPSNPTTFEDAMKTFADLPKLLNENQKPGPLRVWLYPLHKLYPKASKLQKDISMDVIQGTESVVESLYTAEMRCSDLLEDSPAVAFTAFYDKILQMKRNCYMYKLRLMENLGILLPNIRKGKKKETELNNLLQEHNDSPFCESDLTEWLKEREKESKIIKTLLRRLNEYGAQVELNIDVILMDLEDGNLVSYTFTSLDCSDVLLLQQTAFLSSSKQRETDKISSNVKQKSWLTADIQKTMRRNLEIFKSLKNSKDCKPVKFIVSSKEMKSNPGSCVLVYEDGSGDAVCFSPPSTPVCPIAEEVKGQSVVLKVVPPSCPDTVELRLLYKVKQDTVWRFEAVLKNQDTVTLSDLGEEMEYEIKCAAVGKLNYTTYSDVIRLRIIEKKLITELDRVIANLSFTENKCSELLKDTRTNTFSTFHKKIEDMKRFCQIYRQEFGDKSRSLIQSVQACEEETCALTNLLQTHEESPFNTQDLKEWIREKENELSTVDEFLQQLLAIGAEVNTSLDPVLSDITVENVVCYMFSSLEQPEKLLSEQGHYLKTQTASGKKNPGTSPRVQTWLTGNIREKMREHVIMFKELMTSHDSQHTKFIVSSKDHKNHPGSCVLLYERGCGDAVCFSPPSTPVCPIAGEVKGQSVVLKVVPPSCPDTVELRLLYKMKQDTVWRFEAVLKDQDTVTLSDLGEETEYEIKCAAVGKLNYTRASDVIRVKTGGSMRSSAGMSAISSGPDDPVIHVLLMGRNGSGKSSSGNTILGEKIFKVKIKQKKHEAEKEFDEVCGGQTQIGGKQVSVIDCPDLLDPDLNKEKLEELKEQLVSRCSSGLSVVLLVVPVMANVENEEEMLDYIKCLLGREVQKYIMILFTCGDELEELDQNIDELLKQSDRADLQRLVTESGGKFHCFNNKSRSSVQVEELMRKIEDMMIRNGRRFEMEPTNKKASANTPDLLLFGESPAEDQEKPDESKDQIRLVLLGKTGSGKSATANTIIGRNLFKCSAGSSSVTKQCQAETTVRFGKTISVIDTPGLYDNKLSKEEVITEIAKCLIYSLPGPHAFIIVIRVGRFTEEEXNTVQELKEVFGEKIEKYVMILFTHKDQLEEENQTIEQYLENGDSDVKALVDGCRNQFFFLDNKSASFPQFKDLISKIEQMVEVNGGHFTNDQFEGTEKLIQTLKLDEKFQHLGFAEEVRFEAEHLMTKNEQIAALQRVIMEIGDKLDRDPEFRAMMERYMQSNQTLMLNNKRGIMKHIIRNMIQHLIINNVTEFRLVPTFQIIITILGVSGIFARRSMCSVQ; from the exons ATGGCTGTTCTGGATTTCGTCGAGGAGCTCTTGTCGTACCA CATGGATTCAGTGGGAGTGAATGTGATAGAAATGGCTGCCCTTGGGAGACCCTTCCAGCTCGGCATGCTGTATGACTGCAGAACAGAAAAGACCATAGCAG gaATCAGACCGTGGAAGAAAGAAGAGCTAGCCAAGAATACTTGCTCCTGTCATCGGataaatacacatttcaaaGTCAAAGCTTCAGACACCATTACAGACAAATCTAACTTACTAAATATTAACGGTGGACTTAACCTGAGTGTCTTAGGTGGACTCGTCGAGGTTAACGGAGCAGCAAAGTATTTCAAAGACACCAAGACATCTTTCAAACAGCAGAGACTGGTGCTACATTATCATTCAACCAGCGAGTTTGAAGAACTGGCCGTCAATCAGTTACCGACTAAGGATATTCCTGATGATGTCGCCACACACGTAGTGACAGGAATATTGTATGGAGCTGATGCTTGCTTTGTGTTTGACAGAAAAGTTTCTTCAGATGAGGACAAAAGACCACTGAAAGTGGCTCTAGAGAAACTGAATACCATTTCATTACAGGGAA CTGACCTGAATATGAAtgacaaggagaaaactgaagtCAAAGACTTTACTTGTACTTTTTACGGTGACTTCCAGCTGCCGTCTAACCCAACCACTTTTGAAGATGCGATGAAGACTTTTGCTGATCTTCCGAAACTGCTGAATGAAAACCAAAAGCCGGGTCCACTGAGAGTTTGGCTGTACCCTCTGCACAAACTTTACCCGAAAGCTTCAAAACTTCAGAAAGACATCAGCATGGATGTAATCCAAGGAACTGAGTCAGTGGTGGAGAGTTTATATACAGCTGAGATGAGATGCAGTGATCTTCTGGAAGACTCTCCTGCTGTGGCTTTTACTGCGTTTTATGATAAAATTCTACAAATGAAGCGAAACTGCTACATGTACAAGCTGAGACTCATGGAGAATCTCGGGATTCTGCTGCCAAACATTCGTAAGGGGAAGAAAAAGGAAACTGAGCTAAATAATCTTCTGCAGGAACATAATGACTCTCCATTCTGTGAAAGTGACCTCACAGAATggctgaaagaaagagaaaaagagtctAAGATCATTAAAACGCTCCTCAGACGGCTGAACGAATATGGTGCTCAGGTGGAACTCAACATAGATGTCATCTTGATGGATCTAGAAGATGGAAATCTGGTCAGTTACACATTCACGTCGCTGGACTGCTCAGATGTGCTTCTTTTGCAACAAACTGCCTTTTTGAGTTCTTCAAAGCAAAGAGAAACTGATAAGATAAGCTCTAATGTCAAGCAGAAGTCTTGGCTCACTGCTGATATCCAAAAGACCATGAGGAGAAACTTGGAGATATTTAAAAGCCTGAAGAACTCAAAAGATTGTAAACCAGTCAAGTTTATTGTGTcctcaaaagaaatgaagagcAATCCTGGTTCCTGTGTTCTGGTGTACGAAGATGGAAGTGGAGACGCTGTTTGCTTTAGTCCTCCATCCACACCAGTCTGTCCAATCGCTgaagaggtcaaaggtcagagtgTGGTTCTGAAGGTGGTTCCTCCATCATGTCCTGATACAGTGGAGCTCAGATTACTGTATAAAGTAAAGCAGGACACAGTCTGGAGATTTGAAGCTGTGCTGAAGAACCAAGACACAGTTACTCTGTCTGATCTGGGAGAAGAAATGGAATATGAGATCAAATGTGCAGCGGTGGGGAAACTCAACTACACCACCTACAGTGATGTTATTCGCTTAAGGATAATTGAGAAGAAGCTCATCACGGAATTAGACAGAGTTATTGCTAATCTGAGCTTCACTGAAAACAAGTGCAGTGAACTATTGAAAGACACCAGGACAAACACATTTAGCACATTTCACAAGAAGATCGAAGATATGAAACGATTCTGCCAAATCTACAGGCAAGAGTTTGGCGATAAGAGTCGGTCACTGATCCAGTCAGTTCAAGCCTGTGAAGAAGAGACTTGTGCCTTGACCAATCTTCTACAAACTCATGAAGAGTCACCATTTAACACACAGGATCTAAAGGAGTGGATCagggagaaagaaaatgaattaagCACAGTTGATGAGTTTCTTCAACAATTATTGGCCATTGGAGCTGAAGTGAACACAAGCTTAGACCCAGTTTTGTCAGATATTACAGTGGAGAATGTGGTTTGCTACATGTTTAGTTCCCTCGAACAGCCAGAAAAGCTGCTTTCTGAACAAGGACATTACCTGAAAACTCAAACAGCGTCCGGAAAGAAGAATCCAGGAACGTCACCTCGAGTACAGACGTGGCTCACCGGAAACAttagagagaaaatgagagaacATGTAATCATGTTTAAGGAGCTGATGACGTCACACGACAGTCAGCACACTAAATTTATTGTTTCCTCAAAAGACCACAAAAATCATCCTGGTTCCTGTGTTCTGCTGTATGAACGTGGATGTGGTGATGCTGTTTGCTTTAGTCCTCCATCCACACCAGTCTGCCCAATCGCTggagaggtcaaaggtcagagtgTGGTTCTAAAGGTGGTTCCTCCATCATGTCCTGATACAGTGGAGCTCAGATTACTGTATAAAATGAAGCAGGACACAGTCTGGAGATTTGAAGCTGTGCTGAAGGACCAAGACACAGTTACTCTGTCTGATCTGGGAGAAGAAACAGAGTATGAGATCAAATGTGCTGCAGTGGGGAAACTCAACTACACCAGAGCGAGTGACGTGATCAGAGTCAAGACAGGG GGAAGTATGAGGAGCAGTGCAG GGATGTCAGCGATCAGCTCCGGTCCAGATGATCCAGTGATCCACGTTCTTCTGATGGGAAGAAATGGCTCTGGGAAAAGCTCATCTGGAAACACCATACTGGGggaaaagatatttaaagtcaagataaaacaaaaaaagcatgaagCTGAAAAAGAGTTTGATGAAGTGTGTGGGGGTCAAACTCAGATCGGTGGGAAGCAGGTTTCTGTGATTGATTGTCCAGATCTACTGGATCCAGATCTGAATAAAGAGAAGCTGGAGGAACTGAAAGAGCAGCTGGTCTCTCGATGTTCATCAGGTCTTAGTGTGGTCCTGCTGGttgttcctgtgatggcaaatgTGGAAAATGAGGAAGAGATGCTGGATTATATTAAGTGTTTACTCGGTCGTGAAGTGCAGAAATACATCATGATCCTGTTCACATGTGGAGATGAACTGGAGGAGCTGGATCAGAACATCGATGAGCTTCTAAAACAGAGCGATCGTGCAGATCTCCAGCGACTGGTCACTGAATCTGGAGGAAAGTTTCACTGCTTCAATAACAAGAGCAGATCAAGTGTTCAAGTAGAAGAACTGATGCGAAAGATTGAAGACATGATGATTAGAAATGGTAGGAGATTTGAGATGGAACCAACGAACAAGAAAGCAAGCGCGAACACTCCTGATCTACTTT TATTTGGAGAGTCTCCAGCTGAAGATCAAGAGAAGCCTGATGAGAGTAAAGACCAGATCAGGCTGGTTCTGCTGGGGAAAACCGGATCTGGGAAAAGTGCCACTGCAAACACCATCATCGGCAGAAACCTGTTCAAATGTTCAGCCGGATCCAGCTCTGTAACAAAACAGTGTCAGGCAGAAACTACAGTGAGGTTTGGTAAAACGATCTCTGTGATCGACACGCCTGGACTTTATGATAATAAACTCAGTAAAGAGGAGGTTATTACTGAAATAGCGAAATGCCTAATATACTCGCTTCCTGGACCGCACgcttttattattgtgattagAGTGGGTCGCTTCACTGAGGAAG AAAATACAGTACAGGAGCTCAAAGAAGTGTTTGGGGAAAAGATAGAGAAATACGTCATGATCCTCTTCACTCACAAAGATCAGTTAGAGGAGGAAAATCAAACTATCGAACAGTATCTAGAGAACGGTGATTCGGATGTTAAAGCACTTGTCGATGGTTGTAGAAACCAGTTCTTCTTTCTGGATAACAAGTCTGCCAGTTTCCCACAGTTCAAAGATCTAATCAGTAAAATTGAGCAAATGGTCGAAGTAAATGGCGGACACTTTACCAACGATCAGTTTGAGGGAACAGAGAAGCTCATTCAGACGCTGAAATTAGATGAGAAATTTCAACATTTAGGCTTTGCAGAAGAGGTTCGGTTTGAAGCTGAGCATTTGAtgacaaaaaatgaacaaatagcAGCTCTTCAGAGAGTAATCATGGAGATAGGGGATAAACTGGACAGAGACCCTGAGTTCCGCGCCATGATGGAAAGATATATGCAAAGTAACCAAACACTGATGCTGAATAACAAAAGGGGTATTATGAAGCACATCATAAGGAATATGATACAACACTTGATAATTAATAATGTGACAGAATTCCGTTTGGTACCGACATTTCAAATTATAATCACGATACTTGGAGTTTCAGGAATATTTGCCAGACGTTCCATGTGTTCGGTTCAGTGA